The following proteins are co-located in the Neodiprion virginianus isolate iyNeoVirg1 chromosome 6, iyNeoVirg1.1, whole genome shotgun sequence genome:
- the LOC124307084 gene encoding potassium voltage-gated channel protein eag isoform X3 — MPGGRRGLVAPQNTFLENIIRRSSSQPDSSFLLANAQIVDFPIVYCNESFCKISGYNRAEVMQKSCRCAFMYGELTDKETISRIEECLEGQIHDQFEILLYKKNSTPRETPLWLLLQIAPIKNERDLVVLFLLTFRDITALKQPIETDDTKGGLSKFAKLARSVTRSRSVLVSQFSSHLPVLKDTALPTTAKQSHLAHMMSLSGDVMPQYRQEAPKTPPHILLHYCAFKAIWDWIILCLTFYTAIMVPYNVAFKNKTSEDVSLLVVDSIVDVIFFIDIVLNFHTTFVGAGGEVVSDPKVIRMNYLKSWFIIDLLSCLPYDVFNAFDHDEDGIGSLFSALKVVRLLRLGRVVRKLDRYLEYGAAMLILLLCFYMLVAHWLACIWYSIGRSDADAGVQYSWLWKLANVTQSPYSYLWSNASATPELIAGPARRTMYVTALYFTMTCMTSVGFGNVAAETDNEKIFTICMMIIAALLYATIFGHVTTIIQQMTSATAKYHDMLNNVREFMKLHEVPKALSERVMDYVVSTWAMTKGLDTDKVLNYCPKDMKADICVHLNRKVFNEHPAFRLASDGCLRALAMHFTMSHSAPGDLLYHTGESIDSLCFIVTGSLEVIQDDEVVAILGKGDVFGDSFWKDSAIGQSAANVRALTYCDLHTIKRDRLLEVLDFYQAFANSFARNLVLTYNLRHRLIFRKVADVRREKELAERRKNEPQLDQTQDHLVRKIFSRFKTDGEPLMTKMVTCHHQDSDEELTVNVLPPWPSFRFRRERHNTDVEKADNKENKDGESLHSRKMSSSDENNANRTRPSKWGRLLGSSSLDSSNETGMNDTFKRSLSARDSRPSSSASTNKVFPKLAKLGSTGATIEEVSDTENLKESTHVQNLSADSKQLSLRRLESYDGGLISQPHNDREILSAVLEVKVDLKLEVQKVNQRLAKIEDMLQTLMNRVSVSSTPMTVVPAHNQNNSTSTHLQSVSSATQGDSTEQKSVDSNKEQSCDRFKFQEYTQSHSDRSKEVSDRLMSCPSEYKAPKEVSKELFERLAQASTSRDDVNPLGPLILRKRRSKSRNKGAAPQAPLATQPVSPTDATETTQMLEPAEESVTSSAEARTERLERTERLERKRPPPRPREYS; from the exons AGACACCGCTATGGCTTTTACTGCAAATCGCACCAATCAAAAACGAACGAGATCTGGTCGTCCTGTTTCTCCTGACATTTCGGGATATCACCGCGCTCAAACAGCCCATAGAAACGGACGACACCAAGGGTGGATTATCAAAGTTTGCAAAGCTCGCACGCTCTGTCACCAGGTCCAGATCTGTTCTCGTTTCACAGTTCAGCTCGCATCTCCCTGTCCTCAAAGACACAGCACTGCCAACTACAGCCAAGCAATCGCACTTGGCACAT aTGATGTCCCTCAGTGGTGACGTCATGCCACAGTATCGCCAAGAAGCTCCCAAAACACCTCCACATATTTTGCTACATTACTGCGCCTTTAAAGCTATCTGGGATTGGATCATTCTCTGTCTCACATTCTATACTGCGATCATGGTTCCATACAACGTTGCATTTAAGAACAAAACCAGCGAGGATGTTTCCCTACTGGTTGTCGATAGTATAGTTGAtgtcattttctttattgatatcgttttaaattttcacacaacATTCGTCGGTGCTGGTGGTGAGGTGGTCTCGGATCCGAAG GTAATACGgatgaattatttgaagtcaTGGTTCATAATAGATTTGCTAAGCTGTTTACCTTACGACGTATTCAACGCGTTTGACCACGACGAAGATGGGATAGGCAGCTTGTTTTCTGCCCTAAAAGTTGTACGACTCTTGCGATTAGGACGTGTTGTGAGGAAACTTGATCGTTACTTGGAGTACGGAGCAGCAATGCTAATTTTGCTACTCTGTTTTTACATGCTGGTTGCCCATTGGCTCGCCTGCATTTG GTATTCTATAGGGAGATCCGATGCTGATGCTGGTGTGCAATATTCTTGGCTGTGGAAACTGGCTAATGTTACACAGTCACCCTACAGCTATTTGTGGTCAAATGCAAGCGCTACACCAGAATTAATAGCTGGTCCTGCGAGACGTACAATGTACGTTACTGCCTTGTACTTCACAATGACCTGTATGACGTCGGTGGGCTTTGGAAATGTCGCAGCAGAAACtgataatgagaaaattttcaccatttgCATGATGATCATCGCTG CTCTTTTGTATGCTACAATATTTGGGCATGTAACGACCATAATCCAGCAGATGACGTCGGCAACAGCAAAGTATCACGATATGTTAAACAACGTTAGGGAATTCATGAAACTTCATGAGGTACCGAAAGCGCTTAGTGAACGAGTTATGGACTACGTCGTCAGCACGTGGGCCATGACCAAAGGGCTTGACACTGATAAGGTTCTTAATTACTGTCCCAAGGATATGAAGGCAGATATTTGCGTTCATTTAAATAGAAAGGTCTTCAACGAACATCCAGCCTTCag ACTGGCCTCTGATGGCTGTTTAAGAGCTCTCGCTATGCACTTCACGATGTCACATAGTGCACCAGGGGACCTCTTGTACCACACTGGCGAATCCATAGACTCTCTATGCTTTATCGTAACCGGGAGCCTGGAGGTGATACAGGACGACGAGGTAGTCGCGATTCTCGGCAAAGGAGACGTCTTTGGCGACAGCTTTTGGAAAGATTCTGCCATCGGTCAGAGCGCGGCCAATGTTAGAGCTTTGACGTACTGTGATCTCCACACCATCAAACGTGACAGACTGCTGGAGGTCCTCGACTTTTACCAAGCATTCGCAAACTCGTTTGCTCGTAATCTCGTCCTCACCTACAACCTTCGTCATCGG CTGATTTTCCGAAAGGTGGCTGATGTACGACGTGAGAAAGAACTCGCTGAACGTAGGAAAAATGAACCGCAGTTGGACCAAACACAAGATCATCTTGttcgaaagattttttcaag ATTCAAGACGGATGGAGAACCCCTAATGACAAAGATGGTGACCTGTCATCATCAGGACTCAGACGAGGAGCTCACTGTCAACGTTCTACCACCATGGCCCAGTTTTAG GTTCCGCCGAGAGAGACATAACACAGATGTTGAAAAAGCGGACAACAAAGAAAATAAGGATGGGGAATCTTTGCATTCCAGAAAAATGTCATCGAGTGATGAGAACAATGCTAATCGTACACGACCTAGCAAGTGGGGCCGTTTACTAGGCAGTTCTAGTCTAGACTCTAGTAATGAAACAGGCATGAATGATACTTTCAAACGTTCTCTAAGCGCCAGAGATTCAAGACCTAGCTCAAGTGCAAGTACTAATAAAGTTTTCCCAAAGCTAGCTAAGCTAGGGAGTACTGGTGCAACTATCGAGGAAGTCAGTGATacggaaaatttgaaagaatcaACACATGTACAAAATTTAAGTGCAGATTCAAAACAATTAAGTCTCAGAAGACTGGAAAGTTATGACGGAGGTCTGATATCACAACCGCATAATGACAGGGAGATTTTATCTGCCGTTTTAGAAGTTAAGGTTGATTTAAAGTTGGAAGTTCAAAAGGTTAATCAGAGATTAGCAAAGATAGAAGACATGTTACAGACTCTGATGAATCGCGTCTCTGTTAGTAGCACACCAATGACTGTAGTTCCTGCGcataatcaaaataattctACATCGACTCATTTGCAGAGCGTCAGTTCTGCAACACAAGGAGATAGTACAGAACAAAAGTCTGTAGATTCTAACAAAGAGCAATCATGCgatcgtttcaaatttcaagaatataCGCAATCGCATTCTGATCGTTCTAAAGAAGTTTCAGATAGACTTATGAGCTGTCCTAGTGAATATAAAGCCCCTAAAGAAGTTAGCAAAGAGTTGTTCGAACGTTTAGCCCAGGCCTCAACCTCTCGGGATGACGTGAATCCTTTGGGACCATTAATTTTGAGAAAACGTAGGAGCAAATCGCGAAATAAAGGTGCAGCTCCTCAAGCCCCTCTAGCTACGCAGCCTGTGAGTCCTACGGATGCGACTGAAACTACACAAATGCTCGAACCTGCTGAAGAATCTGTAACGTCAAGCGCAGAAGCACGAACGGAAAGGCTAGAGCGGACCGAAAGATTAGAACGTAAGCGACCACCACCCAGACCTagagaatattcatga
- the LOC124307084 gene encoding potassium voltage-gated channel protein eag isoform X4: MPGGRRGLVAPQNTFLENIIRRSSSQPDSSFLLANAQIVDFPIVYCNESFCKISGYNRAEVMQKSCRCAFMYGELTDKETISRIEECLEGQIHDQFEILLYKKNKTPLWLLLQIAPIKNERDLVVLFLLTFRDITALKQPIETDDTKGGLSKFAKLARSVTRSRSVLVSQFSSHLPVLKDTALPTTAKQSHLAHMMSLSGDVMPQYRQEAPKTPPHILLHYCAFKAIWDWIILCLTFYTAIMVPYNVAFKNKTSEDVSLLVVDSIVDVIFFIDIVLNFHTTFVGAGGEVVSDPKVIRMNYLKSWFIIDLLSCLPYDVFNAFDHDEDGIGSLFSALKVVRLLRLGRVVRKLDRYLEYGAAMLILLLCFYMLVAHWLACIWYSIGRSDADAGVQYSWLWKLANVTQSPYSYLWSNASATPELIAGPARRTMYVTALYFTMTCMTSVGFGNVAAETDNEKIFTICMMIIAALLYATIFGHVTTIIQQMTSATAKYHDMLNNVREFMKLHEVPKALSERVMDYVVSTWAMTKGLDTDKVLNYCPKDMKADICVHLNRKVFNEHPAFRLASDGCLRALAMHFTMSHSAPGDLLYHTGESIDSLCFIVTGSLEVIQDDEVVAILGKGDVFGDSFWKDSAIGQSAANVRALTYCDLHTIKRDRLLEVLDFYQAFANSFARNLVLTYNLRHRLIFRKVADVRREKELAERRKNEPQLDQTQDHLVRKIFSRFKTDGEPLMTKMVTCHHQDSDEELTVNVLPPWPSFRFRRERHNTDVEKADNKENKDGESLHSRKMSSSDENNANRTRPSKWGRLLGSSSLDSSNETGMNDTFKRSLSARDSRPSSSASTNKVFPKLAKLGSTGATIEEVSDTENLKESTHVQNLSADSKQLSLRRLESYDGGLISQPHNDREILSAVLEVKVDLKLEVQKVNQRLAKIEDMLQTLMNRVSVSSTPMTVVPAHNQNNSTSTHLQSVSSATQGDSTEQKSVDSNKEQSCDRFKFQEYTQSHSDRSKEVSDRLMSCPSEYKAPKEVSKELFERLAQASTSRDDVNPLGPLILRKRRSKSRNKGAAPQAPLATQPVSPTDATETTQMLEPAEESVTSSAEARTERLERTERLERKRPPPRPREYS; encoded by the exons AGACACCGCTATGGCTTTTACTGCAAATCGCACCAATCAAAAACGAACGAGATCTGGTCGTCCTGTTTCTCCTGACATTTCGGGATATCACCGCGCTCAAACAGCCCATAGAAACGGACGACACCAAGGGTGGATTATCAAAGTTTGCAAAGCTCGCACGCTCTGTCACCAGGTCCAGATCTGTTCTCGTTTCACAGTTCAGCTCGCATCTCCCTGTCCTCAAAGACACAGCACTGCCAACTACAGCCAAGCAATCGCACTTGGCACAT aTGATGTCCCTCAGTGGTGACGTCATGCCACAGTATCGCCAAGAAGCTCCCAAAACACCTCCACATATTTTGCTACATTACTGCGCCTTTAAAGCTATCTGGGATTGGATCATTCTCTGTCTCACATTCTATACTGCGATCATGGTTCCATACAACGTTGCATTTAAGAACAAAACCAGCGAGGATGTTTCCCTACTGGTTGTCGATAGTATAGTTGAtgtcattttctttattgatatcgttttaaattttcacacaacATTCGTCGGTGCTGGTGGTGAGGTGGTCTCGGATCCGAAG GTAATACGgatgaattatttgaagtcaTGGTTCATAATAGATTTGCTAAGCTGTTTACCTTACGACGTATTCAACGCGTTTGACCACGACGAAGATGGGATAGGCAGCTTGTTTTCTGCCCTAAAAGTTGTACGACTCTTGCGATTAGGACGTGTTGTGAGGAAACTTGATCGTTACTTGGAGTACGGAGCAGCAATGCTAATTTTGCTACTCTGTTTTTACATGCTGGTTGCCCATTGGCTCGCCTGCATTTG GTATTCTATAGGGAGATCCGATGCTGATGCTGGTGTGCAATATTCTTGGCTGTGGAAACTGGCTAATGTTACACAGTCACCCTACAGCTATTTGTGGTCAAATGCAAGCGCTACACCAGAATTAATAGCTGGTCCTGCGAGACGTACAATGTACGTTACTGCCTTGTACTTCACAATGACCTGTATGACGTCGGTGGGCTTTGGAAATGTCGCAGCAGAAACtgataatgagaaaattttcaccatttgCATGATGATCATCGCTG CTCTTTTGTATGCTACAATATTTGGGCATGTAACGACCATAATCCAGCAGATGACGTCGGCAACAGCAAAGTATCACGATATGTTAAACAACGTTAGGGAATTCATGAAACTTCATGAGGTACCGAAAGCGCTTAGTGAACGAGTTATGGACTACGTCGTCAGCACGTGGGCCATGACCAAAGGGCTTGACACTGATAAGGTTCTTAATTACTGTCCCAAGGATATGAAGGCAGATATTTGCGTTCATTTAAATAGAAAGGTCTTCAACGAACATCCAGCCTTCag ACTGGCCTCTGATGGCTGTTTAAGAGCTCTCGCTATGCACTTCACGATGTCACATAGTGCACCAGGGGACCTCTTGTACCACACTGGCGAATCCATAGACTCTCTATGCTTTATCGTAACCGGGAGCCTGGAGGTGATACAGGACGACGAGGTAGTCGCGATTCTCGGCAAAGGAGACGTCTTTGGCGACAGCTTTTGGAAAGATTCTGCCATCGGTCAGAGCGCGGCCAATGTTAGAGCTTTGACGTACTGTGATCTCCACACCATCAAACGTGACAGACTGCTGGAGGTCCTCGACTTTTACCAAGCATTCGCAAACTCGTTTGCTCGTAATCTCGTCCTCACCTACAACCTTCGTCATCGG CTGATTTTCCGAAAGGTGGCTGATGTACGACGTGAGAAAGAACTCGCTGAACGTAGGAAAAATGAACCGCAGTTGGACCAAACACAAGATCATCTTGttcgaaagattttttcaag ATTCAAGACGGATGGAGAACCCCTAATGACAAAGATGGTGACCTGTCATCATCAGGACTCAGACGAGGAGCTCACTGTCAACGTTCTACCACCATGGCCCAGTTTTAG GTTCCGCCGAGAGAGACATAACACAGATGTTGAAAAAGCGGACAACAAAGAAAATAAGGATGGGGAATCTTTGCATTCCAGAAAAATGTCATCGAGTGATGAGAACAATGCTAATCGTACACGACCTAGCAAGTGGGGCCGTTTACTAGGCAGTTCTAGTCTAGACTCTAGTAATGAAACAGGCATGAATGATACTTTCAAACGTTCTCTAAGCGCCAGAGATTCAAGACCTAGCTCAAGTGCAAGTACTAATAAAGTTTTCCCAAAGCTAGCTAAGCTAGGGAGTACTGGTGCAACTATCGAGGAAGTCAGTGATacggaaaatttgaaagaatcaACACATGTACAAAATTTAAGTGCAGATTCAAAACAATTAAGTCTCAGAAGACTGGAAAGTTATGACGGAGGTCTGATATCACAACCGCATAATGACAGGGAGATTTTATCTGCCGTTTTAGAAGTTAAGGTTGATTTAAAGTTGGAAGTTCAAAAGGTTAATCAGAGATTAGCAAAGATAGAAGACATGTTACAGACTCTGATGAATCGCGTCTCTGTTAGTAGCACACCAATGACTGTAGTTCCTGCGcataatcaaaataattctACATCGACTCATTTGCAGAGCGTCAGTTCTGCAACACAAGGAGATAGTACAGAACAAAAGTCTGTAGATTCTAACAAAGAGCAATCATGCgatcgtttcaaatttcaagaatataCGCAATCGCATTCTGATCGTTCTAAAGAAGTTTCAGATAGACTTATGAGCTGTCCTAGTGAATATAAAGCCCCTAAAGAAGTTAGCAAAGAGTTGTTCGAACGTTTAGCCCAGGCCTCAACCTCTCGGGATGACGTGAATCCTTTGGGACCATTAATTTTGAGAAAACGTAGGAGCAAATCGCGAAATAAAGGTGCAGCTCCTCAAGCCCCTCTAGCTACGCAGCCTGTGAGTCCTACGGATGCGACTGAAACTACACAAATGCTCGAACCTGCTGAAGAATCTGTAACGTCAAGCGCAGAAGCACGAACGGAAAGGCTAGAGCGGACCGAAAGATTAGAACGTAAGCGACCACCACCCAGACCTagagaatattcatga
- the LOC124307084 gene encoding potassium voltage-gated channel protein eag isoform X7, giving the protein MPGGRRGLVAPQNTFLENIIRRSSSQPDSSFLLANAQIVDFPIVYCNESFCKISGYNRAEVMQKSCRCAFMYGELTDKETISRIEECLEGQIHDQFEILLYKKNKTPLWLLLQIAPIKNERDLVVLFLLTFRDITALKQPIETDDTKGGLSKFAKLARSVTRSRSVLVSQFSSHLPVLKDTALPTTAKQSHLAHMMSLSGDVMPQYRQEAPKTPPHILLHYCAFKAIWDWIILCLTFYTAIMVPYNVAFKNKTSEDVSLLVVDSIVDVIFFIDIVLNFHTTFVGAGGEVVSDPKVIRMNYLKSWFIIDLLSCLPYDVFNAFDHDEDGIGSLFSALKVVRLLRLGRVVRKLDRYLEYGAAMLILLLCFYMLVAHWLACIWYSIGRSDADAGVQYSWLWKLANVTQSPYSYLWSNASATPELIAGPARRTMYVTALYFTMTCMTSVGFGNVAAETDNEKIFTICMMIIAALLYATIFGHVTTIIQQMTSATAKYHDMLNNVREFMKLHEVPKALSERVMDYVVSTWAMTKGLDTDKVLNYCPKDMKADICVHLNRKVFNEHPAFRLASDGCLRALAMHFTMSHSAPGDLLYHTGESIDSLCFIVTGSLEVIQDDEVVAILGKGDVFGDSFWKDSAIGQSAANVRALTYCDLHTIKRDRLLEVLDFYQAFANSFARNLVLTYNLRHRLIFRKVADVRREKELAERRKNEPQLDQTQDHLVRKIFSRFRRERHNTDVEKADNKENKDGESLHSRKMSSSDENNANRTRPSKWGRLLGSSSLDSSNETGMNDTFKRSLSARDSRPSSSASTNKVFPKLAKLGSTGATIEEVSDTENLKESTHVQNLSADSKQLSLRRLESYDGGLISQPHNDREILSAVLEVKVDLKLEVQKVNQRLAKIEDMLQTLMNRVSVSSTPMTVVPAHNQNNSTSTHLQSVSSATQGDSTEQKSVDSNKEQSCDRFKFQEYTQSHSDRSKEVSDRLMSCPSEYKAPKEVSKELFERLAQASTSRDDVNPLGPLILRKRRSKSRNKGAAPQAPLATQPVSPTDATETTQMLEPAEESVTSSAEARTERLERTERLERKRPPPRPREYS; this is encoded by the exons AGACACCGCTATGGCTTTTACTGCAAATCGCACCAATCAAAAACGAACGAGATCTGGTCGTCCTGTTTCTCCTGACATTTCGGGATATCACCGCGCTCAAACAGCCCATAGAAACGGACGACACCAAGGGTGGATTATCAAAGTTTGCAAAGCTCGCACGCTCTGTCACCAGGTCCAGATCTGTTCTCGTTTCACAGTTCAGCTCGCATCTCCCTGTCCTCAAAGACACAGCACTGCCAACTACAGCCAAGCAATCGCACTTGGCACAT aTGATGTCCCTCAGTGGTGACGTCATGCCACAGTATCGCCAAGAAGCTCCCAAAACACCTCCACATATTTTGCTACATTACTGCGCCTTTAAAGCTATCTGGGATTGGATCATTCTCTGTCTCACATTCTATACTGCGATCATGGTTCCATACAACGTTGCATTTAAGAACAAAACCAGCGAGGATGTTTCCCTACTGGTTGTCGATAGTATAGTTGAtgtcattttctttattgatatcgttttaaattttcacacaacATTCGTCGGTGCTGGTGGTGAGGTGGTCTCGGATCCGAAG GTAATACGgatgaattatttgaagtcaTGGTTCATAATAGATTTGCTAAGCTGTTTACCTTACGACGTATTCAACGCGTTTGACCACGACGAAGATGGGATAGGCAGCTTGTTTTCTGCCCTAAAAGTTGTACGACTCTTGCGATTAGGACGTGTTGTGAGGAAACTTGATCGTTACTTGGAGTACGGAGCAGCAATGCTAATTTTGCTACTCTGTTTTTACATGCTGGTTGCCCATTGGCTCGCCTGCATTTG GTATTCTATAGGGAGATCCGATGCTGATGCTGGTGTGCAATATTCTTGGCTGTGGAAACTGGCTAATGTTACACAGTCACCCTACAGCTATTTGTGGTCAAATGCAAGCGCTACACCAGAATTAATAGCTGGTCCTGCGAGACGTACAATGTACGTTACTGCCTTGTACTTCACAATGACCTGTATGACGTCGGTGGGCTTTGGAAATGTCGCAGCAGAAACtgataatgagaaaattttcaccatttgCATGATGATCATCGCTG CTCTTTTGTATGCTACAATATTTGGGCATGTAACGACCATAATCCAGCAGATGACGTCGGCAACAGCAAAGTATCACGATATGTTAAACAACGTTAGGGAATTCATGAAACTTCATGAGGTACCGAAAGCGCTTAGTGAACGAGTTATGGACTACGTCGTCAGCACGTGGGCCATGACCAAAGGGCTTGACACTGATAAGGTTCTTAATTACTGTCCCAAGGATATGAAGGCAGATATTTGCGTTCATTTAAATAGAAAGGTCTTCAACGAACATCCAGCCTTCag ACTGGCCTCTGATGGCTGTTTAAGAGCTCTCGCTATGCACTTCACGATGTCACATAGTGCACCAGGGGACCTCTTGTACCACACTGGCGAATCCATAGACTCTCTATGCTTTATCGTAACCGGGAGCCTGGAGGTGATACAGGACGACGAGGTAGTCGCGATTCTCGGCAAAGGAGACGTCTTTGGCGACAGCTTTTGGAAAGATTCTGCCATCGGTCAGAGCGCGGCCAATGTTAGAGCTTTGACGTACTGTGATCTCCACACCATCAAACGTGACAGACTGCTGGAGGTCCTCGACTTTTACCAAGCATTCGCAAACTCGTTTGCTCGTAATCTCGTCCTCACCTACAACCTTCGTCATCGG CTGATTTTCCGAAAGGTGGCTGATGTACGACGTGAGAAAGAACTCGCTGAACGTAGGAAAAATGAACCGCAGTTGGACCAAACACAAGATCATCTTGttcgaaagattttttcaag GTTCCGCCGAGAGAGACATAACACAGATGTTGAAAAAGCGGACAACAAAGAAAATAAGGATGGGGAATCTTTGCATTCCAGAAAAATGTCATCGAGTGATGAGAACAATGCTAATCGTACACGACCTAGCAAGTGGGGCCGTTTACTAGGCAGTTCTAGTCTAGACTCTAGTAATGAAACAGGCATGAATGATACTTTCAAACGTTCTCTAAGCGCCAGAGATTCAAGACCTAGCTCAAGTGCAAGTACTAATAAAGTTTTCCCAAAGCTAGCTAAGCTAGGGAGTACTGGTGCAACTATCGAGGAAGTCAGTGATacggaaaatttgaaagaatcaACACATGTACAAAATTTAAGTGCAGATTCAAAACAATTAAGTCTCAGAAGACTGGAAAGTTATGACGGAGGTCTGATATCACAACCGCATAATGACAGGGAGATTTTATCTGCCGTTTTAGAAGTTAAGGTTGATTTAAAGTTGGAAGTTCAAAAGGTTAATCAGAGATTAGCAAAGATAGAAGACATGTTACAGACTCTGATGAATCGCGTCTCTGTTAGTAGCACACCAATGACTGTAGTTCCTGCGcataatcaaaataattctACATCGACTCATTTGCAGAGCGTCAGTTCTGCAACACAAGGAGATAGTACAGAACAAAAGTCTGTAGATTCTAACAAAGAGCAATCATGCgatcgtttcaaatttcaagaatataCGCAATCGCATTCTGATCGTTCTAAAGAAGTTTCAGATAGACTTATGAGCTGTCCTAGTGAATATAAAGCCCCTAAAGAAGTTAGCAAAGAGTTGTTCGAACGTTTAGCCCAGGCCTCAACCTCTCGGGATGACGTGAATCCTTTGGGACCATTAATTTTGAGAAAACGTAGGAGCAAATCGCGAAATAAAGGTGCAGCTCCTCAAGCCCCTCTAGCTACGCAGCCTGTGAGTCCTACGGATGCGACTGAAACTACACAAATGCTCGAACCTGCTGAAGAATCTGTAACGTCAAGCGCAGAAGCACGAACGGAAAGGCTAGAGCGGACCGAAAGATTAGAACGTAAGCGACCACCACCCAGACCTagagaatattcatga